One window of the Lytechinus pictus isolate F3 Inbred chromosome 5, Lp3.0, whole genome shotgun sequence genome contains the following:
- the LOC129261696 gene encoding complement C1q subcomponent subunit C-like gives MKLQVQHMIEVTSLFLLKITMLKATTPTSTPSPRQPAKGDPVCKGPILCPICPPGPQGIPGVAGPPGLPGRDGLNGVPGPSGVPGLNGPRGDKGDRGDHCWGCCGFNTAGGPSASNPSTTWWRTLPPQSQMFRSAFTAVRTFDLHGHGDAPKDLNFNLILANVGDHFNNKTGHYKCAFNGTYFFSFSIGHNRDTLVILVKNGQKTVGIHGDSSNHLRQSYSNSAIIDLVVEDEVWLQIEPRHAVSGTTDRFTSFTGFLLYPALPTSD, from the coding sequence ATGAAGTTACAGGTTCAGCATATGATTGAGGTGACCTCACTTTTCCTTCTCAAGATCACCATGCTCAAAGCCACTACTCCAACATCCACTCCCAGTCCTAGACAGCCTGCAAAGGGTGATCCTGTCTGCAAGGGACCTATCCTCTGTCCGATCTGTCCTCCAGGACCACAGGGTATTCCAGGTGTTGCTGGTCCACCGGGTCTACCTGGTAGAGACGGTCTGAACGGTGTACCAGGTCCTTCTGGAGTACCAGGACTTAATGGCCCAAGAGGCGACAAGGGAGACAGGGGAGACCATTGCTGGGGATGTTGTGGATTCAACACAGCAGGAGGTCCAAGTGCATCCAATCCAAGCACTACATGGTGGAGAACCCTCCCTCCACAAAGCCAGATGTTCCGATCTGCATTCACAGCGGTTAGGACATTCGACCTTCATGGGCATGGTGATGCTCCCAAAGATCTGAACTTCAATCTTATCCTGGCTAATGTCGGTGATCACTTCAACAATAAGACCGGCCACTACAAATGCGCCTTTAATGGAACATACTTCTTCTCCTTCAGTATCGGACATAATCGTGACACCCTTGTCATCCTCGTGAAAAACGGCCAGAAGACAGTCGGCATACATGGGGACTCCAGCAACCATCTGAGACAGTCTTATTCAAACAGTGCTATCATTGACTTGGTTGTGGAAGATGAAGTTTGGCTCCAGATAGAACCAAGGCACGCAGTAAGTGGAACTACTGACCGTTTCACCAGCTTTACTGGGTTTCTTCTCTATCCAGCTTTGCCAACCAGTGATTGA